The Canis aureus isolate CA01 chromosome X, VMU_Caureus_v.1.0, whole genome shotgun sequence region gaaaagctgTTTTCCTACCAATCTCAAATTCCAGGGAATGATGGATGCCTGGCTCAGAACCTTTGGTCATAGCTACTGCTTTGGTCATAGCTACATACATACATGGTGCTCACTAATGGTGCATCTTTCCAGAACAGGCTAATTCTGATCAAGGTACTTGAGGCTTTTACTGTGAAAGAAGGATTgcagttattttccttttcccaaattGATACCAAACATCAGCTGTATGCGTCTTTATCTAAGGAGCCCGTGAAATTTGTGGAACAGCTTGGTGACCCTGAGAAACCTGTTTCGCCTCTGAAGGAACTGGTCTCATGGTGCCTGGGCCTGTGGGTGCGCAGCGTCATTGACAAGCAAACTATCTTCCTTCCTGGGCAGGTTGGATGCCTTTGTGGAAGGGAAGGGCATCCTGCCAAACACAGGATTCTCACACAAGGAAACCAGCTCTGCAACAAAGGGCCTTCCTTAGGATCCACAATCATCAAAAGTCACGAAGGAGTGGTAAGTAACAATTATTCTAGTCTTCTACAAGGGCTCAAAACCATCATCTTTCTTCTGTCACAGCCAGAATTAGTGTTGAATATATCAACATTTGGGCCCAAGGAACAGGGAAAAGATTTCTGGGATGAAGGGCTTCTGAAATTTTGGGAGATAGGATGAGATAGTGCAGAGCTGCACCAGCAAATAATGGAAGGGGAACCAGACAGGACTGCTGGGGGCAGGCCTATACTGCAGACTTTCTGGGGTGTCATCATCAATGAGCCCTGAGTTTCCACCTCGTGTACCTACCTACAAGCTTTCAGGTCCTGGGCAATTTCCACTATGTCCTTGATCTCAATATCCTCCCTTGTGAAGTGAAAATGACAGTATACCCCTGAAGTACTTTTATTAGGACTAAATGAAAGATTGATGAAGAGCCTAGTGTAGCGCCCATCATTATGTGCACTATTACTTCACATTAGCCTCAACATTTATTTCAACCATGTCAGCATATTGCTTTCATTTTGTCTGCTTAATTATATGTTTTATTCTCAAggatacagttttattttaaaagaaattaggtAAATTATAGTATACGTCCTGCACAGATAAAATCATCAGGTGATGAATGGCTATCTGAAACACCCCTCTAAATCCTGCTGTGCAGAAAGAATGGTACCAGCCCTTTGAGGGATCCACAAAAAAATGGGTCAGACTTCTAGCCCTCAAATATCTCCCAGCTGCCTAAGATAGTTTGCACGGCAGCTGATACATACATGGTGCTGACACCGATGGCACCTACTAGAATAACTGCGGTTTGGAAACAGAATGTTTTCCCTATTAGTGTCACTTTCAAAAGATTAATTAACGGATTGATTCCACAGATATTCAGCGATGCCTTTCCATTTGAATGAAAAACTGTCCTGGATGGTGGATTGACAAAGACCAATAAAATGTGGCCCTTGCCTCTCAAGGGTGTCACAATGTAGCAAGAGAGACAGATATGCCCATTATATCAATAGATATGATGCAGATGACTAGAGTGTGTGCTCAGCAATGTTCTGGGCTGCTCGAGATATACCAGTGGGCAAGGGACAAGGATCCCTAAGATCAAGGAGCTTCTATTCAAGCAGGAGCtatagtgggggtggggagagaaataaGCAATAAGcataagaaagaagtaaataacaTAGTCTGTTAGGTGATAACTCAGGCCAAGGAAAAGGGGATCAGGAATATGGGGTGGGGTGGAAAAGGTGAGTGCACTTAGCAATATAAAATAGGGGTTGGGGGGTGCTTGTAGATTTTCATTAGCATTTGACTCTGACACATGAACAGAGGAGCACTAGAAAGGCTTAGGTGCTGAATGAGAAGTATGTACAGGGACAATGTCGGTGCAAAGGAGAAACATAGCAGTCAGGGAACTAGAGGGAGTGaccaaagaagcagaagaaatcaAGAAGTGCTGCCTCTCGGAGAGAATGGAAgcactcacctggacttgatatccattgatctttgtgttcACACCCTTGGTTGCACACTGAGCCATTACTCACAAAACCACAAAAGTAAAAGGCCTGTATTCACCCTGTGATTCACTCATTAATCAAAGGGAAAACTTGGAGAGGTATTTCTTGCTCCAATCACTTTGTATTGGGGAAGATTTTACTGAATTATCTACCATAGACGCACTATGAAGCCAATTCTGTGATCCAGGGAAAAACAGTATCCAAGACAGACAAAGAAGCAACAAAATGGGGAGCATATGGAGAGTGATCTGAAGAACACAACCCATCCAACCTCCCCATGTGAAAAGATATATTGGAGATGCCTATGTTCActcatctttcattttatatCGCTAATAATCAATTAACAGGTACACTAATCACTGGCCTTTGATCCATGTAACTTCCGTCAACATTTACActcaaacaatatatttttaatccttcCTGGACACCAAGGTCAGGCACTGGCCTGATTCAGAGAGTATAGATATGTGTCAGGTTGGCCCCCAGCCTTTAATTTCTTACAAACATGCAGGCCAATTACAGAGCTCCTTGGGTAGAGCAGTGACAGAATTAAAGTCAAGGAagcctcaaaaattaaaaaaaaaggggggggggagaggtaATTTAATCTTAGTGTAAGTGGAGGGTGGGTACACATGGTCAGGAAAGCCCTTTCAGGCAAGGTGAGGTTAATGAGGTAGGTACTTTTATAatcccagtttacagatgagaaataataCAGTCAGAGATATTCCCTTGCTTCAGGCTGCAAAACTACTTGAGAGAGCCAGATTTAAATTCTAGGTCATTTGTTTGTAAAACATCATGTTTTCTCTCATTGACTATTGTTTGTAAAACATCATGTTTTCTCTCATTGACTACTACTAAAATCACTTCACCTGACTGTTCGCCTTTACTATCTCCTGAAATCCTCTCAGATATGTTGTGGTCACTCTCCTGAAAGTTGGTTCTGGCTGTGAATGCTAAAGGGCTCTGGGAAGGTCTCTAACATTCTCCCAGGGGAAGACATCTGTATCACAGGAATGGCATGGGCTGTGCATGTCAGCAACTCTCAACATCCATGACATGTGTcatagagaagggaagaggatTGCCTTTGGAGTCACACAGACCAAGGTGTGAATCTCAGCTCCCTCACTTACTGTCTTACTTAAGCGCATGTCAGCTGGTTTCTTAATCTGTTGAAGGGAGATTCTGATACTCATTGTTCAGATTTGTTGGTTGATACATATTAAGTATGTAAAACCAATCAGACCACCAATAgatcaaaatcaatgcccagagtGATGATGAAACAATATCTTCTCTTCTGCATCACTTAATTCCATTTTCTGTGTGCAGAAGTTATTGAACTTCAAGTGGTCAAGTAACATGTCGAGGTGACACACTTGATTGGTGGAAGTGAGGTAGGCACTTAGGTGTTCTTTTCACTAGATTGTGCAGGAGAAGAACATCCAGATGAAAATACCTTTCTTTGAACCCAGTGACTCTTAGCAAAAGAACACCTCATGTAAGAAGTCAATTCTCCACATCATCCAAAAAATGACACAACAAACCATAGCTCCTGATAAAAATAATCTGCTGTAGAGACACGAAGACTTGAATTCAAATACAAACTCCACTCTAAGTCTTCTCTTCTATGAATTGCAAATAGTAATCTCCTCTCTAAGATTTAATGGGCTGTTAAACAGGATACAGGGGTCAACCCAGGGCTTGGCAAACAGATCGTATCCAACAAATGTCACACATCTTAACCTCATCCCTTTCCTTAAGACTCCAGGGAAAGTTCACTGTCAACTTTTGCAAGCAGAGGCTATATTTCTACTATGAAAAGTATTTTATCTATCTCCTATTTTTGGTTGGATTTTGATGGGTGGCAGTTACCAATTGTGCCAGCCAGATTTTGATGTACCACAAACCATCCAAAATTTAGTGACTTTAAACAACCAAATTCTGTTTGTAATTCTGCAGGTCAATAATTTCAGCTGAGCAAAGCTGAGTGGTCCTTTCGCTGTTCTCAGAACGCCTGCTTATGCATCTGTGGTGAGAGCCCCTGGCTCTGCTGGGGGCTAGATGGTCTATCATGGTCTCACCCACATCTGGCAGTTGGTTCACCATCGGCTGTGGTGGAGAGAATACATGGGTCCTGGGCCTCTCATCATCCACCTCACCCACACTTCTTCACATTGTTGTTCTCTGTGCCAAGAGCAGCAAGAGGGGGCAAACCGTGGTGTGCAAGTGCTTTTCAATTCTCTGCTGGCTTCACACTTGCTATGGTTCCATCGGACAAAGCAAATTCCATCGCCAAGGACAAGGGCAATGTGGGAAGAGATACAGGCCTGCATGCACAAATTACAGTCATTACTGTAACAGTCTACTGTTACCATACTTTGTGAAACAACCACGTTCATCATTAGAGAAATCGTTAACTATGGGTGACCCAGACAGTGGAATGCTAGTCTcccaaaaatgatttttaatcttCTGCAGAAAAATTAATAGCTATCTTGCCCTATTATCGATCTAATACATGAATAATATATTCATTGTATGAAATTTTGCCaaaaaaacagtttgaaattTTCCTGGCAGTGTACCAAACCGTCAATTGGGGATCCCCTTATCCAGAAATGTGCTGTGACTTTGCCAGTAATAATTCTTCCTGAACCTCTTTCCATATTCTAATTTGCTATTCCTCTCCCTTCCAAAAAATATGGCCCCAGCAGAGACCTACTACATAGGCATCCTCTGATGTGGAAGTGATAGACTTAGACTGAAAAGCGGCCCCTCTGGTACAATGAGGAGATAGGATGTGGTAACTATAAAGTAGACTAGTGATGTGGCTAGGGCCTGGTTGGGCCACCCCTCCCCACAGACATCAATCCCACCTCCGGGCTTTGCTGGAATTCCTCTGGATTCATTCATACTATCTTTCAAAGCTGAGTCTAAGCTCTATCATTTTCTACTACAATATCCCAACTATATTGTTCAGGATtccttggtattttatttattgtgtgatGGTTGATACTGCTACTCTGAATACTATCACTTCcctattatattttctatatgatTACTACTGGAATACATGAAAGCATCCatactttaaatattaatatttcattctGCCATtggaaagaattcatttttacATCATTTCTTAGGCTTTTTCCAAGAAGATATTCGTAtcatttggaaaaaatgaaaattttgtctTCTTTACTGTAACaatgcttttttctctttacattctCCTTACACTGGAAAGACCatataaagcaaaatttaatCATACTGGTGATAATTTGCCCAGATCCTGATTGTAGTGGAATTTCTTCTAGTTGTTTAACATCGTTTGTGTATTTGTCTATTACACACACTGAAGAATACAGCCTGCTAACATCTATGTtcctactttgtttttaattacaggATGTCACATTCCTTCAACTGTTCTTTGACCATccatataacattaaaatatggTCAATAGTAGTAGTATCTCTATTGGTTGAAGTCATTCTCTTTATGTctccattttatcattttcttcatatGCAACCCACACGTTTAGTCATATTATGCTCTAGATATTGCAGGTGTCTGTTGCCACTGGGAACAGGATCGTTTTTATGAGCTATTCTGGGCATAAATGGAGTAGAACAGAACCTGAGAAGCTGATCCaacttgttatttaaaaattgagctgTAAAAATTGAGCTGGTAAGCGAaataagtcactcgggaaagacaATTTTCATATGATCTCACGCATATatagaatttgagaaacaaaacaggatcataggggaagggagggaaaattaaacaagatgaaatcagagagggagacaaatcataatagactcttaattatacgaaacaaacagggttgctggaggggaggaggtggaggaatggggtaactgggtgatggacattaaggagggcatgtgatatattgagcactaggtattatataagactgatgaatcactgacctctacctctgatactaataatacactatatgttaattaatttaatttaaatttaaaaagggaaaatttttaaaataaaaattgggctGTTGGGGAACATaagtgcctcagtcagttaagcgttcaactcttgattcagctcaggtcatgatctcagggtcctatcaggctccacactgggcgtgtaacctgcttaagattctctctctctctctctctctctctctctctctctctcttcatccctctgcccttcccctccccattcACGcactccccttctctccctccctccctccctccctctctctctctttctctaaacaaacaaacaaacaaacaaacaaacaaaaattcctttGCACTTACATTTCAGATTCAATTTCCCTTTGATGAGGGATTATTTCCCTGGAAAAGTGAGTTTCCATGATCCTGGTTGCTTGATGCCAGCAGAGGGATTGTGggtaagagagagacaaagatgcCTAAGCTGCAGTATGGCAAAAGTTGGGGGACATCAGAGGTCTTCTCCATAAGGCTACTGTTAGAGCAgggaaacaataagaaaaaaaagaaaaagaaaaggtgagggAAGGCTTTTGGTTGTTAAAGTTTTACTGGGATGGACCACTTCTTGGCCAAGAGGACAGCATGACCAAACAGAGAGGTGGTGAGGGAGCACCAAGTGGCTTTGCTGGAGTCCCACACTAGGAGCCTTGTAAACATCAAACTGAAAACTATTAAGGGCTTTCCATAGGTATGTTTTCCAAAACCCAAAGCAGCACCCatcagtgagaaagagagagaagggtagAGGGTGTGGAGGGTGAAGATTGTTGGGACTTAATAAAAGGAGACTTGGGGTGGTTCTGCAGCTGTTGGGTGAATGGGACTCCAAGTGCCAAGGGCTGATACAAGTAGGCGAGAAGTTTACTGttaggaaactgaggaacagaggtTAGGTAAGAGGTCAATAGGAGTTCAAGAAAAGTGTTAAGTTATGGGCTGTGCCAACATGCCCAGCAAGGCCAAGACCCTGACACCCTGAATAAAGGAGACCTCATTTCAAATGGAGTCGGGAGGCCAGCAGGGAGAGCTCTCATGCCCTACCACTGCAGGCCATTGCAGACCCCAACAAAGACAAACTGCTTGGCATTCCCAACAGGAAGAAGCTTACTTTCCCTActccagcaagagaaaaaaagaatttctcctCGCCCAGCAACAAGCTCAGCCAATAGGAAAATACCACAACTGGGCTAATGAGAAACCGTCAGCACCTAGAACTGTTGCTGTCCTTTGTGTCGACTTTGCCTTCACAGCAGTCCCTCCCAACCACCTCCTTTTCCCCAGAAAGTTCCAAAAATCCAAAGATTCCTCTGGTCTCATCTCCAGACTGGCCTATGGGGTGCCATAGTTTGCATGTCCCGAATTGCAATTCCTCTGCTACacccaaataaacccattttgcTGATAAACTATAACCGGCTGTTTTACCTTTTAGGTGGACAAACCTGTTGAAGAACTGAAAGGACTGATATGACTCAGCAAAGATTAGGTACTGCTTTGCCAAGAATACTGAGGACCATTTTGACGACAACGGGCCCTCATAAACCTTAAGTCAGTAGCATTCATTATGGGGCGATGATGATGCCCTTGACCTTATCGTCTGTAAAATAAGTGTAGGTGTTTCATGCAACTTGCtgaggaggatgaggagaaaggtcTGGCCGCGCCACAGCCAAGTTCCACGCAAAGGCACACGTGGAAACGATCTCGGCCACAGTCACAGCGCGGGAATTGAACTCCCTGAGGAAAGAGATTCCCAGCCTGGGAGGTGCGGGGCGCCTGCGCAGTGGGCCCGAGGCGCCTCACGCGCTGCGGGAGCAGCGAGACCCCCGCCTCCGCCCCTCGCCCTCCAACGTGAACGCGCACGTGAATGTGGACGTGGACGCGGACGCGCACGCGAATGCGCCTCACCTCACTCAACCCCTGCCGGGCGGCTGAGGAGGGAAAAAGACGCCCACAGGAGCCGCGGGTGGGCTGTGTGCGGAGTGGCAGACCCGCCGCGACGGCGGCGGcaggcgcgggggcggcggcgcgggcgcggcggcgcgcgcggggggcggcggcgcctCGTCCACTCAGGCGGCTGCGCTCGGGACCCTCCGGCCCGCACGAGGGACGAGCTAACTGACGTACctcgcccgcccccgcccccgcccccgcccccgccccatctCTCCTCGGGTTCCTGGGACTCAGGGCTAGAGCGCTTTCTCTCCTTGCACCTCTACTCAGCTCTTTCTCTCCCCGGCACCTCAGGCAGCAGCGGCAGCGAGCGGCGGGAGCGGACGGCCCAGAGGATGAAGTGCAAGCCGAACCAGACGCGCACCTACGACCCGGAGGGGTTCAAGAAGCGAGCGGCGTGCCTGTGCTTCCGGAGCGAGCGCGAGGACGAGGTGCTGTTAGTGAGTAGCAGTCGGTACCCGGACCGCTGGATTGTGCCGGGCGGGGGCATGGAGCCCGAGGAGGAGCCGGGCGGTGCAGCAGTCCGAGAGGTGTACGAAGAGGCGGGAGTGAAGGGGAAGTTAGGCCGGCTCCTGGGCATTTTCGAGCAGAACCAAGACCGCAAGCACAGAACGTACGTGTACGTACTGACTGTCACTGAGATTCTGGAGGATTGGGAAGATTCGGTTAGCATTGGGAGGAAGCGAGAGTGGTTCAAAATCGAAGATGCGATCAAGGTTCTCCAGTGCCACAAGCCCGTGCATGCCGAATATCTGGAAAAACTAAAGCTGGGCGGTTCCCCAACCAATGGAAACTCCGTGGCCGCGTCCCTGCCACAGAGCGATCCCTAGTATGTACGGCTCCTGCACAGACTTCTGCTTTCCGCCTATCTTAGAATACATAGTGCCCGGAGCACCTCTCATTCCTTTGCGGTCTcacggggaggaggggggcttcttttgtttccttggcAGACCTCTGAATCACGCTTGCAAACTGTCTCGGTTGCCAGACAGTTTTCAGACAATTTGCACGTTTTTCAGATGCTTTCAAAATTGCTGCTTGGTAGCACTGTAACAGATTTCCTAAATCCTAaaccacatgttttttttttttttttttttaaggtgcctTAACTGCTTGCCCagccctttgtgtgtgtgtgttgatgctGTAGTTTATTACattgcacacacgtgtgtgtgtgcgcgtgcgtgttTTTGGTACCAATCTTGTGGTTTGTTTTGGAGTGAAGGCCTTTAAAATCTGAACATCTTGGTTGTGTGGCATCtgtattttttgctttctcattcGCAGCATTAGACCTTGCTAGCAAGCCCTTTTGTGATGGAAATTGGTTTAAAGATCAGATAgatatagatctatatatatatttaaagtatttaagaaattttacatCTTGTGGTCTTTCCACAGTGGGCAACAATTTTCGGTTCAGTAATGTGATCTAATTTGCCCTTTTCAGAAGTTTCTTTACCCATACgtacatgatttcattttcttttcctttttttttatgatttcattttcaaaagaattctGACCACTGGTCATTTGTTGCTGCATATTTGAAATGGCCATTTCCCATATAGCCCAAATGTAGTTTCAGATTATATTACTTTATACACTGAGTATCTTCTTGGGAAAGTATTGTTAGCCAAACATATCCTGATATGTACATACTGTCATGAAAACTGTATTCATCGAGTGTAATTTAGCGTGTTCAGCTTCCAACTCCATTGCCCATTTCTTAATACTGTAGAGCAACCATGGTTTTCTCAATATAAACTAGTCTTTGAAAGAAAGTTATTTCACATATTTGAATTTTGTGACATTCCAGTTAACCTTCCTGACTACCAGTAACCATAGGAGTGGAATTTATATGGTGATTACATCCCAATCCAGTGAGGAACCCGTCTTGCTACTCAGCTTTTACAGACTTCAGCTTTTACAGATTTCTTAAACCATCCGGACCACTGAACAATTTCTCTCAAAGATTTAGGATAAACATTTTGTGTCAAAAGACCAACTGTTTTTGGTGCCAAACTAAAAATTCATACATTGCCTTGCTAACTTTGTTGAAACCAGGAATGCCATGTAAAATACTTAAGTCTGTCTTGAAACTTTGTGTTCCATCCCAACCATATTAAAAAGTAGGTAAAAATATAGCCAACTACATGAAGTGGGTATTGAGGGGTTTAAAGATTATCCTAATTTATAGGGCAGCTAAGTATATATCATCTTTAATCATTATTGATAGTTTGatagttttttgtgtgtgtcactCAGCTGACTTTGGGAGtcagttttatgcactctattaaGAAATTTTGAAAGTCTAGATTCCTCTTGGAACTCCTTCTCTCAGGAATGTTGAGGAAGAGCCTATTTTGTGAAGAGAGTATAGGTGGGGGACTTTTACATATAACCTTTAAGATCTAGAAAGTATTCTATAGACCAGTAATAAATATAAGTGGATAATAACTAATTTAAATCCTTTGCTATTCTGcacattaacattttcaaaagaacACATGCACTGGTGAATTGTTGCCTTTTTTGTAACTTTGGTgccactgt contains the following coding sequences:
- the LOC144309086 gene encoding diphosphoinositol polyphosphate phosphohydrolase 3-beta isoform X2 translates to MKCKPNQTRTYDPEGFKKRAACLCFRSEREDEVLLVSSSRYPDRWIVPGGGMEPEEEPGGAAVREVYEEAGVKGKLGRLLGIFEQNQDRKHRTYVYVLTVTEILEDWEDSVSIGRKREWFKIEDAIKVLQCHKPVHAEYLEKLKLGGSPTNGNSVAASLPQSDP
- the LOC144309086 gene encoding diphosphoinositol polyphosphate phosphohydrolase 3-beta isoform X1; translation: MKCKPNQTRTYDPEGFKKRAACLCFRSEREDEVLLVSSSRYPDRWIVPGGGMEPEEEPGGAAVREVYEEAGVKGKLGRLLGIFEQNQDRKHRTYVYVLTVTEILEDWEDSVSIGRKREWFKIEDAIKVLQCHKPVHAEYLEKLKLGGSPTNGNSVAASLPQSDPY
- the LOC144309086 gene encoding diphosphoinositol polyphosphate phosphohydrolase 3-beta isoform X3, yielding MKCKPNQTRTYDPEGFKKRAACLCFRSEREDEVLLVSSSRYPDRWIVPGGGMEPEEEPGGAAVREVYEEAGVKGKLGRLLGIFEQNQDRKHRTYVYVLTVTEILEDWEDSVSIGRKREWFKIEDAIKVLQCHKPVHAEYLEKLKLGGSPTNGNSVAASLPQSDP